A window of the Planococcus citri chromosome 4, ihPlaCitr1.1, whole genome shotgun sequence genome harbors these coding sequences:
- the LOC135842560 gene encoding protein adenylyltransferase Fic-like: MIFAVNFRYHLTNMYFFKVLFVDSSNSSSNSKFQSRTTVLILAILSAASSFLVAFGILLFSLAFTEYDKPDVSRKIFYPLPQDNFNTVHPGTQDLILRKSDLEVPSLKAEAINSLNVAVELKNAGKLEKAMKIMEHCISLAPFDPDVLNSYGEFLEDIQKDVVGADQMYFQALVKNPSHKRALVNRRRTITVVEEKDTAWLHNIDEKRNQVAAIPDTNVALTRAKKEAYFQHIYHTVGIEGNTMSLSQTRSIVETRMAIGGKSIAEHNEILGLDAALKYINTTLIDRIGRITVEDILEIHRRVLGYVDPTESGMFRRTQVFVGGHVPPGPHHIPLLMDEFSKWLNSDIAARLHPIKLAALAHYKLVHIHPFIDGNGRTSRLLMNMILMQAGFPPVIIPKQERHRYYRVLELANGGDIRPFMRLIAECTEKTLDLFLWSTSEYTTSSIPALDFYKDD, encoded by the exons ATGATTTTTGCTGTTAATTTTCGGTACCATTTAAccaatatgtattttttcaaagtattgtTCGTCGATAGTTCGAATTCATCTTCGAACTCTAAATTTCAAAGCCGTACTACCGTCTTGATATTGGCTATTTTGAGTGCCGCGTCGTCATTTCTGGTTGCTTTCGGTATTCTTCTATTTTCACTAGCGTTTACCGAATACGATAAACCCGATGTTTCCAGAAAAATATTCTATCCTCTACCCCAAGATAATTTCAATACTGTTCATCCAGGAACGCAAGATTTAATCTTACGAAAATCTGACCTAGAAGTACCTT CTTTGAAAGCTGAGGCTATTAATTCGCTTAATGTGGCTGTGGAGTTGAAGAATGCTGGGAAATTGGAAAAAGCGATGAAAATCATGGAGCATTGTATATCCTTGGCTCCGTTCGATCCAGATGTGTTGAACAGTTACGGTGAATTCTTGGAAGATATTCAAAAAGACGTTGTTGGTGCTGATCAGATGTATTTTCAG gcttTAGTGAAGAATCCGAGTCATAAACGAGCGTTGGTAAATAGACGTCGAACAATTACAGTTGTCGAAGAAAAGGATACAGCTTGGTTGCataatattgatgaaaaacGTAATCAAGTCGCTGCTATTCCGGATACAAATGTTGCTTTAACTAGAGCTAAGAAAGAAGCTTATTTCCAA CATATTTATCATACTGTTGGCATCGAAGGAAACACAATGTCGCTGTCTCAGACTAGATCGATAGTAGAAACTAGAATGGCTATCGGTGGTAAAAGTATCGCCGAGCACAATGAAATTTTAGGTTTAGATGCTGCTTTAAAATACATCAATACTACATTAATCGATAG AATCGGAAGGATCACCGTTGAAGATATTTTAGAAATACATCGTCGAGTTCTAGGATACGTGGATCCGACAGAAAGTGGCATGTTTCGTCGTACGCAAGTTTTTGTTGGCGGTCATGTTCCTCCAGGACCACATCACATTCCTTTACTTATGGATGAGTTTTCCAAGTGGTTGAATTCCGATATAGCTGCGCGTTTGCATCCTATCAAATTAGCTGCTTTAGCCCATTATAAATTAGTTCATATCCATCCTTTTATCGATGGAAATGGACGAACGTCTAGATTGCTGATGAATATGATTTTAATGCAAGCTGGTTTCCCTCCAGTTATTATACCAAAGCAAGAACGTCATcg ATATTATCGCGTCTTGGAATTGGCCAACGGTGGTGATATCCGACCATTCATGAGGTTAATTGCGGAATGTACCGAGAAAACGTTGGATTTATTTTTATGGTCTACTTCGGAATATACTACCAGCAGCATTCCAGCTTTAGATTTCTACAAAGATGATTAG